DNA sequence from the Vicia villosa cultivar HV-30 ecotype Madison, WI linkage group LG3, Vvil1.0, whole genome shotgun sequence genome:
TGGATATATTGTAGAGATTCATCATCATGGCGACGAAAGGGAACCCGGGAGATAATAGAAATAACAAAGGTCCAATGTCTATTTTCATTGTAATTGCTTTGTGTGGTTTCTTCTATATATTAGGTTTGTGGCAAAGGAGTGGTTTTGGGAAAGGAGATAGCATTGCTGTTGAGATTACTAAACATACAGATTGTAGTGTTCTTTCTGATTTAAACTACGAGACTCACCATGACGGTGACGCTGGAACGGTGGATGATTCAAAAGAACAAGTCAAGGAGTTCAAGCCTTGCGACGATCGCTTCATTGATTACACGCCTTGCCATGATCAAGCAAGGGCAATGACGTTTCCGCGAGAGAGTATGAATTATAGAGAAAGGCACTGTCCTCCTGAAGAAGAGAAATTGCATTGTCTTATTGCTGCTCCTAGAGGGTATGCAACGCCGTTTCCTTGGCCTAAGAGCCGCGATTATGTGCCGTATGCAAACGCGCCTTACAAGAGTCTGACAGTTGAGAAGGCTGTGCAGAATTGGATACAGTATGAAGGGAATGTTTTCAGGTTTCCTGGTGGGGGAACGCAATTTCCTCAGGGTGCTGATGCTTACATTAATCAACTTGCTGCTGTTATTCCTTTGGATAATGGGATGGTTAGAACTGCGTTAGATACTGGGTGTGGGGTAAGTCAAATCCTACTAAGAAAATATCCTTGCTTTGATATAACGGTTTGTTCAAATGTCGCCATACAACAGTGCTATATTGTCTCTATAGCCGCTAGTCGACGACATTTAGTACTAACTAGCATATTGCAGAACAATAACGATTTGTTTGAAATCTGCTATTTAACAACATTGTTTGTAGGTCATATATGTATGATGATTGCCTGAAAAAGTTATTGTTTTATACTTATAAGCTATGTAGCATCGACACTTCAGATTGAAAGCATGTCTAGCATCCAATATAGAACGATACTGACACATAAGATTACATTCAATTATttcattttctcaaattattatcGGTGCCGACGTGTGAAAATCAGATCTAGTGTCCTTGTCCATGttaatgcttcttagcttataaGCTTTTATAGTGGGAACATTATGCTTTTGAATGCTTCATAAATGAGAAGTTCTCATTGACAATTGTTTCTTTCATGTTTTTCAATTTTAAGCTTGTATATCTTCATGCATTCCATTTAATTTCTCTATGTTCTAGCTCATTTTCTTGTCACTGATGATCCCAGGTTGCTAGTTGGGGTGCTTACTTGTTTAAGAAAAATGTTATTGCAATGTCAATTGCACCAAGGGACTCTCATGAAGCGCAAGTTCAATTCGCTTTGGAAAGAGGTGTTCCTGCAATCATCGGTGTTCTCGGAACAATAATGCTTCCttttccttctggatcttttGACATGGCACATTGTTCTCGCTGCTTGATTCAATGGGGTGCAAATGGTAAGAATAGCTATAATGTTTCTGGCCAgggtttgattaaaaaataaactatTGGATCCAccaattaatttctctctcttttggAAACAACTCCATAGACTTTATTTATTTGCACAGACTTAGACAACACAAAGATTCATATACTAAATCTATATTAATTTTTCGATTGTTTGTTAATAGAAGAATTACTCGGCTTTTTGGATGTACTTTTAAACTGTTGGAATTTTTTCTCAGGTGGATTGTACATGAAGGAAGTTGACCGAGTTCTTAGACCTGGTGGTTACTGGATACTTTCTGGTCCTCCGATCAACTGGAAGAACAACTTCCAAGCATGGCAACGCCCTGAGGAAGAGCTTAAGGAGGAGCAAAGGCAGATTGAGGATACTGCTAAACTtctttgctgggaaaagaaacatgaaaaaggTGAAATTGCGATCTGGAGAAAAGCATTAAGCAAGGATGAATGTGGTGTGCAAGATACTCAGGCTACAATATGTGAATTTGCGAATTCTGATGATGTCTGGTAAATTGCTTCACTTCTTTCTGCCccctttttttttgctttattgaTTAGTTAAGAACTTATTTTCAGATTGTTTTCAATACTTATCTGAACGGTTAAACAATTTGTAGGTACAAGAAGATGGAAAATTGTGTAACTCCCGCTAAACCTATTGGTTCATGGAAGCCATACCCAGAGAGACTCAATGTTGTACCTTCCAGAATCACCAGTGGATCCGTTCCTGGTGTATCCGCAGAGTTATTTGAGGAGGACAACCGATTATGGAAGAAACATGTGAATGCTTACAGGCGTGTCAACAAAATCATCGACTCTGGGAGGTATCGCAATGTGATGGACATGAATGCTGGTTTTGGAGGTTTTGCTGCGGCCATAGACTCTCCCAAATTATGGGTTATGAATGTCGTGCCTACAATTTCTGAGAAAGCTAGCCTCGGTGTTGTATTCGAGCGAGGATTGATTGGCATTTATCATGATTGGTAACTTCCTTAACTCTGTTTCTTTTCTATGTCCTTTCAGTTTCTCCTCTGCGAACATAATTaggaattgtatttttttttcccAGGTGTGAAGCCTTTTCTACATATCCAAGGACCTATGACCTTATCCATGCAAATGGTGTTTTCACCTTGTACAAAAATGTGTAAGttgatttctctttctctctatcgCGCAGCTTGTTCAAGTCTAAGCATAGGTTTTCCTTTACCTTGGTGATCAATGCAGGTGTAACGCAGAAGATATTCTATTGGAGATGGACCGTATCTTACGGCCTGAAGGAGCGGTAATATTCCGAGATCAGGTGGGAGTGCTGAAGCAAGTTAAAAGACTTGCAAAAGGAATGAGATGGAATACCAAAATGGTGGATCATGAAGATGGTCCACTGATTTCAGAGAAAGTCTTGTATGCCGTCAAGCGATATTGGGTTGCTGGTGACAACACCACAAGCTCAGGGTAGTTCCAAGATTTCAGATGACATAATGATTCtgcttttgatttttatttggggtatgaAGTTTTCTAGATTCTTAACATCAGTGAGCATATATTTCTTATTTTGTTGAATGTAAAGTTGATAGATAGTCACTTGagtccattttttttcttctccttttaAAAAATTACTCAGGTCATCAAATCGATTATATGAATCAATAGATGTGGATTATGGCTGAAAAGGCCTCTATGAGCATCAATTATTGTAGGCTtaagcttttttttttaattgcaaATGTTAATTAGTGGTTAAAAATATTAGCGTTGGAGTTGCACTTATAGTTTCTTATCACTGGAACTTTTGCATTCTTTTCTTCAAACTGTCAACCCACCTTATCAAGGTTTTGTTACCTGGTCTGGTTTTGAGATTGTAATTTGGCAGGTGTTTTGGTttatggagaaggatttggtgaTTTTGAGTTTGTGACTTTGATAACTTTTTCTTTATTTCTCTCAATTATTCTCTCACATCAGAATAATATATTTTAGCATTTCCCTTTAATAATTTATTCATCTTCTAAATAACTAAAGTTTGGAAAGTTAGTCGAGAGCAAAATCATGAAGTCATTCTCTTAGATACATACTCCTTCCTTCCGGTCACTATTATgagtaaaaaaaactttaaatcgTAGTCATTATTATAAGTaaaagttattaatttttaaactaattaatacttatccttaatttaattttaaaacattCAATACTGGTAGGTGATTCATTACATATAACTaaggatattatagtaaattttattttgattgtacatgaaatcaaaaaaattaattacactTAACTAACTTTATTAATTTAAGTAAAACTAGTTATTTTAGCTTATAATTATGAACGGAGGGAATACCTTAATGGTTATGAATTCCATGTGCACATGATTTCTGATATTAAATGGCATAATAAATGAGTTTAGGTTTGTTATCCATCATCTATTTAACGGTTGTTTATAAAAAAGAGATACACTCAATATAACTCCTCAACTGCGGTTAGGATGAGGCTGAAATCATTTGAGTTTAGAACTGATCCCCGAATCAAACTATACCGGTGGtgaaaactaaaaaatatataatagacCTGAGACTCAAGAGCACTTGGATGAGATGGCGGAGTCTCTTCCAACTTAACTAGAGATCCTGAGTTCGAAACCAGTCCTGAACACGCAACAGTATTTACCTTCCATTAGTCTTACTAATCAATTatgtatagttttttttatacATAAAGTATAATATACATAGTGAAGGGGAGAGTTGTAGCCCCTAGATAGTCACTCACCTCGTAAAGTTGACCCTCAAATACACTAATGAGTCTCTCTCATAAATAAATTGACATTAATTTAAAGGTAAATAAATGGAATATATCCGAACTCATAATAAAGTGGAGTTATTAGAGTACATAGTGGAGAACGTAGTCCTACCCCCTCAGCATTCTCGATCACCGAGAGGGGACAGTGTGGAAGGATCTAAAAGATATGATGCCTAACAACTCAAGCATCATGATGAGACACTAGATATCATTATTAACATGTCACAAAGACAACTCTTTACTCAACTCCTCAACACGAGCGACATCAATAGATAGCCTATACTAAGAGAGTTCCATCTTTCAACAACAGAGGAATATGATGGTAAGATAGACCCATCAAAGCATCTAacctctgaaggatagaaaacacttagaaaggggggggttgaataagtgtactttaaaaactcttaagataaaaacaattgcacaatgatttttatcctggttcgttgttaacgaaactactcaagtctacccccttagagtgatttacctcacctgaggatttaatccactaatcattcttgattacaatggttttccacttagatgccttctaagtcttctagagtattctgatcacaacctgatcactctaggaacacaatgcttagataccctctaagactttctagagaatccgatcacaacttgatctcctctagttctttacaaatgaatgtaaacaaattcttataagagtattacaatgcttcttaaaaagctataatcacaactgtgatatttctcttaaagtttaagcttaatctcactaagatattacaacagtaataaagtgaggttgaagatgaagtttgagagcttttgaatttgacagagtttctgtatttttgcgcagAGTGTTGTATTCGGCTTCTCATCAGAACATCcatttataggcatttgagaagatgactgttgggagcatttaatgcgttgcatgatccgtacagcattgcatttaatgtttcactcttttgtcaactacctcgagcctcgcttttcctgcttttactgacttttcctttaacagcttctaacgttccttttgtcagtcagcatagcctgccatcttgtacttgcttctgatctgatctttgtagatacaacgtttgaattaatcagagtcaaacagcttggtgcagagcatcttcttgtcttctgaccttgaagtgcttcttagcgtgataccataagaactttagtgcttctgcttctgaactcaagtccttctgatgcttctgtagaccatgttctgattctgcttgaccatcttctgatgtcttgcgagagcatgttctgaatgttgcatacttgaaccttctgagtcagtgcttcttgcgctgatttgtgcatactttatatatatttcctgaaatggaaaatgcataggaatagagtaccacattgtcttatacaaaattcatatacattgttatcatcaaaactaagaatattgatcagaacaaatcttgttctaacaacctcCTTCTAGGCCAACAtgtagggatgtcaacgggggaGAGAAAGTTCGGAGGATGCTTCCCTATTTCCCTCCCCGCCCCCAATTTTATTCGCCATCCCCGTccccaatccccgccacgggggaatattttCCTCCATCTTCATCCCTAAAAATTCCCACGGAGATCCATAGAGATTGGATCTTAAGAAAAGTTTTAAACTTTTCGATCAAAATTATGAgtatttcgtttttttttttcctttaaaaaaacACATATATTTTGCATATTTcgtttttaaaaagtaaaaatacatcttacatcaataacaaaaaaaaagaaaaagcgcTTGTTAttgctaatttttttttgtaaaaaaatactccctccgttcctttttaagtgtcgttttagaagaatttttttgttcctatttaagtgtcgttttataatttactgttataatttgtcatttatacccttattttttcaataactccacctcaaatcTTTCacttagttattggaaaaagagaatatatgattgaatttatttagaaagagaaaattaaataagggtataatagaaaaactaattctaataatccactatcttggtggaagagctttttgctaaaacgacacttaaaaaggaacggagggagtaataaatattaatataacttGTTACTACCATAATTCCACTAATTGACTACTACGATACCGCTGTCGACCAGCGTAAGTGGTTTATGATACCGCTATCGACATGACGAAATACTCATAGTTAAGATCCAATCTCTGTGGATCTCCGTTGGGATTTGTGGGGATGGAGATGGAGGAAAATATTCCCCGTGGAGGGGATTGGGGTCGGGGATGGGGAATAAAATTGGGGGCGGAGCGGGGAATGGAGAAGCATCCTCCAAACATTCCCTGCCCAGTTAACATCCctaacaataaaacataaaaataaaatgattcactaatgactcttcattttctaatacattaatatttttatgtaaaattatataattatatattatataatatataaaatataaaagttaaataatattgTCGGTGTCGGGGAATCCACGAGGCGGAGGGTACTTTCCCAATCCCCGTCCCGAAGTGTCGTCGGGGAGTTTTTTTTCCTCCATCCTCATCCCCACGGAGGAAAAAATCTCCAACTTCGGTGCTCCGAACAGATAATCTCCATAAGGATCTCCATTATAGATGCAAATTGACATCCCTACCAACACGAAACTCCAACatgctgttgaaagtatttttgggtaaatattttcggtatatatcgtatccacagagattggtttaatattactgccgttctatagttttttattttgagtgagaaaaatagTTGAGTTTGTTTATTCTCAAATTGCAtctaacagaataataattgactgataaaagaagcttaaagatgattaacaatgataaacgaatatgttgagttctagggtt
Encoded proteins:
- the LOC131662567 gene encoding probable methyltransferase PMT2 — protein: MATKGNPGDNRNNKGPMSIFIVIALCGFFYILGLWQRSGFGKGDSIAVEITKHTDCSVLSDLNYETHHDGDAGTVDDSKEQVKEFKPCDDRFIDYTPCHDQARAMTFPRESMNYRERHCPPEEEKLHCLIAAPRGYATPFPWPKSRDYVPYANAPYKSLTVEKAVQNWIQYEGNVFRFPGGGTQFPQGADAYINQLAAVIPLDNGMVRTALDTGCGVASWGAYLFKKNVIAMSIAPRDSHEAQVQFALERGVPAIIGVLGTIMLPFPSGSFDMAHCSRCLIQWGANGGLYMKEVDRVLRPGGYWILSGPPINWKNNFQAWQRPEEELKEEQRQIEDTAKLLCWEKKHEKGEIAIWRKALSKDECGVQDTQATICEFANSDDVWYKKMENCVTPAKPIGSWKPYPERLNVVPSRITSGSVPGVSAELFEEDNRLWKKHVNAYRRVNKIIDSGRYRNVMDMNAGFGGFAAAIDSPKLWVMNVVPTISEKASLGVVFERGLIGIYHDWCEAFSTYPRTYDLIHANGVFTLYKNVCNAEDILLEMDRILRPEGAVIFRDQVGVLKQVKRLAKGMRWNTKMVDHEDGPLISEKVLYAVKRYWVAGDNTTSSG